A genomic region of Gossypium hirsutum isolate 1008001.06 chromosome D01, Gossypium_hirsutum_v2.1, whole genome shotgun sequence contains the following coding sequences:
- the LOC107922551 gene encoding probable serine/threonine-protein kinase WNK11, whose protein sequence is MMPSVNPDQSDKDSEPFVEVDPTGRYGRYTELLGSGAVKKVYRAFDQEEGIEVAWNQVKLRNFSDDPAMIDRLYSEVRLLRSLTNNNIISLYSFWRDEEHNTLNFITEVCTSGNLREYRKKHRQVSMKALKKWSKQILKGLNYLHSHEPCIIHRDLNCSNVFVNGNTGQVKIGDLGLAAIVGKNHSAHSILGTPEFMAPELYDEHYTELIDIYSFGMCVLEIVTLEIPYSECDNVAKIYKKVSSGVKPQALDKVRDADMRAFIERCIAQPGERPSAAELLKDPFYDEVDDYDENV, encoded by the exons atg ATGCCTAGCGTCAACCCAGACCAATCCGACAAGGATTCCGAGCCCTTCGTGGAGGTCGATCCGACCGGTCGTTACGGTCGGTACACCGAACTTCTAGGATCCGGAGCCGTCAAAAAAGTTTACCGGGCATTCGATCAAGAAGAAGGAATTGAAGTTGCATGGAACCAAGTCAAGCTAAGGAATTTCTCCGACGATCCGGCGATGATCGATCGGCTTTATTCGGAGGTTCGGTTGTTAAGGTCATTAACCAACAACAACATAATCTCGTTGTACAGTTTTTGGCGTGACGAGGAACATAACACACTCAATTTCATAACCGAAGTATGTACTTCGGGAAATTTGAGGGAATATAGGAAGAAACATAGGCAAGTCTCAATGAAGGCGTTGAAGAAGTGGTCAAAGCAGATTTTGAAAGGCTTGAATTATTTACATTCACATGAGCCTTGTATCATTCATAGAGATCTCAATTGCAGCAATGTTTTTGTTAATGGAAACACTGGTCAG GTTAAGATTGGTGATTTGGGGTTGGCGGCGATCGTGGGGAAGAACCACTCGGCGCATTCAATCCTCGGGACGCCCGAATTCATGGCGCCAGAGTTGTACGACGAGCATTACACCGAACTCATTGACATATACTCATTTGGCATGTGTGTGCTTGAGATTGTGACCTTGGAAATTCCCTATAGCGAGTGTGATAATGTGGCCAAAATTTACAAGAAAGTGTCAAGTGGGGTGAAGCCTCAAGCCTTGGACAAGGTTAGAGATGCAGATATGAGGGCATTCATTGAGAGATGCATTGCTCAGCCCGGGGAAAGACCGTCCGCGGCGGAACTGCTTAAGGATCCGTTTTACGACGAAGTTGATGATTATGACGAAAACGTTTGA